A window from Nitrospira sp. ND1 encodes these proteins:
- a CDS encoding nitrilase-related carbon-nitrogen hydrolase, whose amino-acid sequence MRVGYLQFDPVFGEVAHNLDLITARLEEAEADLLVLPELCASGYQFVSQEEVFRLAEPVPDGATTKRLVEIAARRGMTIVAGLPERDGRHCFNSAVVVGPKGFIGCYRKTHLFFEETLWFTPGDSGFHVWDIGMAKVGVMICFDWYYPESARTLALQGADIIAHPSNLVLPHCPDSMVTRCLENRVFSVTANRIGSEARGGKDRLTFIGMSEVVSPRGRILHRAPRETEDLTIVEIDPAEARIKALNDYNDLLRDRRPALYGD is encoded by the coding sequence ATGCGGGTCGGGTATCTCCAATTTGATCCGGTCTTCGGCGAGGTCGCGCACAATCTCGACCTCATCACGGCTCGACTTGAAGAGGCGGAGGCCGACCTTCTTGTGTTGCCTGAATTGTGCGCGTCGGGTTATCAGTTTGTGTCGCAGGAAGAGGTTTTTCGGCTGGCGGAGCCGGTGCCGGACGGGGCGACCACGAAACGGCTTGTGGAAATTGCTGCACGCCGTGGGATGACCATCGTAGCCGGGTTGCCGGAGCGGGACGGACGGCACTGTTTTAATTCGGCGGTCGTGGTCGGACCCAAGGGATTCATCGGCTGCTATCGGAAAACGCATCTCTTTTTCGAGGAGACGCTCTGGTTTACTCCGGGCGACAGCGGGTTTCACGTGTGGGATATCGGCATGGCCAAAGTCGGCGTGATGATCTGCTTCGACTGGTATTATCCGGAATCCGCCCGCACGCTGGCGTTGCAGGGCGCGGATATCATCGCGCATCCGTCGAACCTGGTGCTGCCACATTGTCCTGATTCCATGGTGACCCGCTGTTTGGAAAATCGAGTCTTCAGCGTGACGGCGAATCGGATCGGTAGCGAAGCGCGCGGAGGAAAGGACCGGCTGACGTTTATCGGCATGAGCGAAGTCGTCAGTCCACGCGGCCGGATCCTGCATCGCGCACCGCGTGAAACCGAGGACCTGACGATCGTCGAGATCGACCCCGCCGAGGCCAGGATCAAAGCACTCAATGACTACAACGATCTCCTGCGCGACCGGCGCCCAGCCTTGTATGGCGACTAA
- the smbP gene encoding small metal-binding protein SmbP has product MQTAKWRGVVVAGVMMALVGAPMVAGVAFAAGNKHQAEAVEHAKEAVAHGKQGHADALVKHAEAALKHAEGAVAETKNPHVTEAIKGLKDGIEHGKAGHADVATKAVENALPHLSEGM; this is encoded by the coding sequence ATGCAGACTGCGAAATGGCGGGGAGTCGTGGTAGCCGGTGTGATGATGGCGCTCGTCGGGGCGCCGATGGTTGCCGGGGTGGCTTTCGCGGCAGGAAATAAGCATCAGGCCGAAGCGGTGGAGCATGCCAAGGAAGCCGTGGCGCATGGGAAGCAGGGCCATGCGGACGCCTTGGTGAAGCATGCCGAAGCCGCGCTCAAGCATGCCGAGGGTGCGGTGGCTGAAACCAAGAATCCGCATGTCACTGAAGCCATCAAGGGGCTCAAGGACGGGATCGAGCACGGCAAGGCCGGCCACGCCGATGTGGCGACCAAAGCCGTTGAGAACGCTCTTCCCCATCTGTCGGAAGGTATGTAA
- the istA gene encoding IS21 family transposase: protein MLREDGVREVLARLQRGERIKAIARDLGVARNTVKRWQRLGGWRPRPSGPRPSQIDPYRLFVERRGPEVNWNGRVLHRELQTLGFAGTYQQVQRAIQPLRVDRAWATVATVRFETTPGQQAQVDFGQTRLWIGDRLEVIHIFVFTLGYSRRLWASAYPHERLSALLDGHERAFQHFGGVPLECLYDNPRTLVLGRREGRVLWHPVWEDFARRYGFTPRACQPYRAQTKGKVESGVKYVKRNALAGRRFASWDALNAWLQEWTVTVADQRVHGTTHERPIERFARETLTPLGSRSPYHYERVRLRRVPADALVAIAAARYSVPVEYVGTTVHVQESSRHYEIFHGGVCIARHAKSPRHAVVVDRAHYRGLLRAGGPAPTPRPPQWDPGYGDLGEVMVRDLALYAAVAEPGGAS from the coding sequence ATGCTGCGAGAAGACGGCGTGCGAGAGGTGCTGGCGCGACTACAGCGCGGCGAGCGTATCAAAGCCATTGCGCGGGATCTCGGCGTGGCCCGCAATACCGTGAAGCGGTGGCAACGGCTGGGGGGCTGGCGCCCGCGGCCGTCGGGACCCCGCCCCAGTCAGATCGATCCCTATCGGCTATTCGTGGAACGCCGCGGCCCCGAAGTGAATTGGAACGGCCGGGTGCTCCATCGGGAACTGCAGACGTTAGGATTCGCGGGGACCTACCAACAAGTGCAACGGGCGATTCAGCCGCTCCGCGTCGATCGCGCCTGGGCGACCGTGGCGACTGTGCGGTTTGAGACGACTCCGGGCCAGCAAGCCCAAGTGGATTTTGGCCAAACCCGTCTCTGGATTGGCGACCGGCTGGAAGTCATCCACATCTTTGTGTTCACCCTCGGGTACTCTCGCCGACTGTGGGCGTCGGCTTATCCGCATGAACGGCTCAGTGCGCTCCTCGATGGGCATGAGCGGGCCTTCCAGCATTTTGGCGGCGTGCCGTTGGAGTGTCTGTACGATAACCCCCGGACCCTGGTCCTGGGCCGGCGCGAGGGCCGCGTGCTCTGGCATCCGGTCTGGGAGGATTTTGCGCGGCGCTATGGGTTTACGCCGCGGGCCTGCCAGCCGTATCGGGCACAGACCAAGGGCAAAGTAGAAAGCGGCGTGAAATATGTGAAGCGCAATGCCCTCGCGGGCCGCCGGTTTGCGTCGTGGGACGCCTTGAACGCCTGGCTGCAGGAGTGGACGGTGACGGTCGCGGATCAGCGCGTCCATGGGACGACGCATGAGCGGCCGATCGAGCGGTTCGCCCGGGAGACGCTCACGCCGCTGGGCTCGCGGTCCCCCTATCACTATGAACGGGTGCGTCTGCGCCGCGTTCCGGCCGATGCGCTCGTCGCCATCGCGGCCGCCCGCTATTCTGTGCCGGTGGAGTATGTCGGCACGACCGTCCACGTGCAGGAGAGCAGTCGTCACTATGAAATCTTCCATGGCGGGGTCTGCATTGCGCGGCATGCCAAGTCCCCGCGCCATGCGGTGGTCGTGGATCGGGCGCACTATCGCGGGCTGCTGCGCGCGGGCGGACCCGCCCCCACGCCCCGGCCGCCCCAGTGGGATCCTGGGTATGGGGACCTCGGCGAGGTGATGGTCCGGGATCTGGCCCTCTATGCCGCCGTGGCCGAACCGGGCGGTGCCTCATGA
- a CDS encoding YqgE/AlgH family protein: protein MSIPLGKGILLVAAPALNDPNFRQTVVLLCEHGPEGALGVIVNRPTAMSISEALPQVPILEGQPHVLYSGGPVQTNQVMMLYRINQTPENSHQVFDGVCLGGDLEIMERILMEQPGQESFRAYLGYSGWGPGQLESEMQVGSWITLPADPSIVFEKEPTRIWSDIFLSLDDTSRHYADMPFDPTSN, encoded by the coding sequence ATGTCAATTCCACTCGGTAAAGGCATTCTCCTCGTGGCCGCGCCGGCGTTGAACGATCCCAACTTCCGGCAGACGGTGGTGCTCCTGTGCGAGCATGGGCCGGAAGGGGCGCTGGGTGTGATCGTCAACCGTCCGACCGCCATGTCCATCTCTGAGGCGCTTCCGCAGGTGCCGATCCTGGAAGGCCAACCGCATGTGTTGTATTCCGGCGGCCCCGTTCAAACCAATCAGGTGATGATGCTCTATCGCATCAATCAGACGCCCGAAAATTCACACCAGGTGTTTGACGGTGTCTGTCTGGGCGGCGACTTAGAGATTATGGAACGGATCCTCATGGAGCAGCCCGGGCAGGAATCGTTTCGAGCGTACCTGGGGTATTCGGGCTGGGGGCCCGGCCAGCTGGAGTCGGAAATGCAGGTTGGTTCCTGGATCACGTTGCCTGCCGATCCCTCGATTGTGTTTGAAAAAGAACCGACCCGCATTTGGTCGGATATCTTCCTCTCGCTGGACGACACCTCCCGCCATTATGCGGATATGCCGTTCGATCCCACCAGCAACTAG
- the istB gene encoding IS21-like element helper ATPase IstB, which yields MSTPQLERLQAHCQRLRLYQVAAELPSLLEQAAKAERSYTDFLEEVLRREVQAKTDKHLAMRLAMARFPFQKTLETFDFKVQPSIDVKLIRELGTGRYLEQGENALFLGPPGVGKTHLAVALGIAACEQGHRVLFTTAMGLLATLGKALSENRLEDRLKVLAQPQLLIIDEIGYIPIDRQGANLFFQLISRRYEKGSILLTSNQSLGAWGDVFGDPVIATAILDRLLHHSITINIKGESYRLREKRKAGLFKSPVGAAAQSES from the coding sequence ATGAGCACGCCCCAACTGGAGCGACTCCAGGCACACTGTCAGCGCCTGCGCCTCTATCAAGTTGCCGCCGAACTGCCGAGTTTACTGGAGCAGGCGGCCAAGGCGGAACGCTCCTATACCGACTTTTTAGAGGAGGTACTGCGGCGCGAGGTGCAGGCCAAGACCGACAAGCATCTGGCGATGCGGTTGGCGATGGCGCGGTTCCCGTTCCAGAAGACGCTGGAGACGTTCGACTTTAAGGTCCAGCCCTCCATTGATGTGAAACTGATCCGTGAACTCGGCACCGGGCGCTATCTGGAGCAGGGCGAGAATGCGTTGTTCCTCGGGCCGCCCGGCGTCGGCAAAACGCATCTGGCCGTGGCCCTGGGCATCGCGGCCTGTGAACAGGGCCACCGCGTCTTGTTTACGACCGCCATGGGGCTCCTCGCGACGCTCGGCAAAGCGCTCTCCGAAAACCGGCTGGAGGACCGGCTCAAGGTGCTGGCCCAGCCCCAGCTCTTGATCATTGATGAGATCGGGTATATCCCCATTGATCGGCAAGGCGCCAATCTGTTCTTCCAGCTCATCTCTCGGCGCTATGAGAAGGGCTCGATCCTGCTCACCAGCAATCAGAGCCTCGGCGCCTGGGGCGACGTGTTTGGCGATCCGGTGATCGCCACGGCGATTCTCGACCGGCTCCTCCACCATTCCATCACGATCAATATTAAAGGTGAGAGCTATCGATTGCGAGAGAAGCGGAAGGCGGGGCTCTTCAAGTCCCCTGTCGGTGCCGCGGCCCAGTCGGAGTCATAG
- a CDS encoding sulfurtransferase yields the protein MQHPLLIDCETLQKRLGQPGLVVLDVRGRAAYEFGGHIPGAVHSTWHEYSDPDAVAKGLLDPDLKRIEKCVQALGINQESEVVIYSNPFDNWGDEGRMFWMLEYLGHKNLKVLDGGWVKWIHERRPFEHGAVRCAPGNFVVSPVESAIIMKNELKGIARKPNPTTTIVDARSLEEYLGKEISGIPRPGHIPGAVHVAWSGFLNADATVKDMAAINAQLDLKGLNPAHETICYCTGGVRSAWLYFILRLVGYQRLRNYPGSWWEWSRDFACPVEKDLLALQKLLGLSESQVPTGMRPS from the coding sequence ATGCAACATCCATTACTCATCGATTGTGAAACGCTTCAGAAACGCTTGGGGCAACCGGGCCTTGTCGTGCTCGATGTGCGAGGAAGAGCCGCCTATGAGTTCGGAGGCCATATCCCCGGCGCCGTGCATTCCACGTGGCATGAATACAGCGACCCCGATGCCGTCGCTAAAGGTTTGCTGGATCCGGACCTGAAACGCATCGAGAAGTGCGTGCAGGCGCTCGGCATCAATCAGGAGAGCGAAGTGGTGATCTATTCGAACCCCTTCGATAATTGGGGCGACGAAGGACGCATGTTCTGGATGTTGGAATACTTAGGCCACAAAAACCTCAAAGTGCTGGACGGCGGGTGGGTCAAGTGGATCCATGAACGCCGGCCGTTCGAGCATGGCGCGGTTCGCTGCGCGCCCGGCAACTTCGTCGTGTCCCCTGTAGAGTCGGCGATCATCATGAAGAACGAGTTGAAGGGGATTGCGCGGAAGCCGAACCCGACGACCACGATCGTGGATGCGCGGAGCCTGGAAGAGTATCTGGGGAAAGAAATCTCCGGCATTCCGAGGCCCGGCCATATTCCCGGTGCCGTCCATGTGGCGTGGAGCGGATTTTTGAATGCCGATGCGACGGTCAAGGATATGGCCGCCATCAACGCGCAGTTGGATCTCAAGGGGCTGAACCCGGCGCACGAAACGATCTGCTACTGCACCGGCGGCGTGCGCTCGGCGTGGCTCTATTTTATATTGCGACTGGTCGGTTATCAGCGGTTGCGTAATTATCCGGGCTCCTGGTGGGAGTGGAGTCGCGATTTCGCCTGCCCGGTGGAGAAGGATCTGCTCGCGTTGCAGAAACTTCTCGGCCTGTCGGAGTCGCAGGTTCCGACCGGCATGCGTCCGTCTTGA
- a CDS encoding M3 family oligoendopeptidase → MAVSRKIAAATSSRRSSASREFADHWELSDLVTDPVKQFDRYLKDLSSKVSRFESARAELSATMSEQAFLNLLTLSEQLARDSGRLGAYAYLWFSEDTKQLQARSFKTKVEEHLTALQNHLLFFDLWWQSVDQRNAERLMANSGDFRYHLETIRRFKPHTLSEPEEKIINIKNITGQSAVHQLYDVVTNGFTFTMRIGGKKKTMNREALTAYLRSPKAAVREAAYREMYRVYESQQDLLGEIYKTLANDWKAENLQLRHFKTPLESRNLSNDIPDRAVDALLSVCMKNAPIFQRYFKLKARLCKIKIMNRYHIYAPHRAEQKTYRYADAVRMVLDAYYGFSPRLAELAQRVFADRHIDARTKPGKMGGAYCYSVTPNLTPYVMLNFTGEARDIATMAHELGHAVHAMMAEQHNVFTFHSTLPLAETASVFGERILSDALMATETNRSVKQSLLVNQLDDIYATVMRQAYFVAFERTAHDMVAQGATTTDLAHTYMTLLRQQFGKSLRVPQEFQWEWLTIPHLYASPFYCYAYSFGNLLVLALYRMYQEQGSGFVPKYLELLAAGGSKAPQAILAEVGVDMNSPAFWQSGFDAISGMVDQLEQTMN, encoded by the coding sequence ATGGCCGTTTCGCGCAAGATTGCCGCTGCTACGTCATCACGTCGTTCGTCCGCCTCCCGTGAGTTTGCCGATCATTGGGAACTCTCCGACCTTGTCACCGACCCGGTGAAACAGTTCGACCGTTATCTGAAAGACCTGAGCTCGAAAGTCTCCCGCTTCGAATCGGCGCGCGCAGAGCTGTCTGCCACTATGTCCGAACAGGCGTTCCTCAATCTCCTCACCCTCTCGGAACAGCTTGCAAGGGATTCGGGCCGGCTCGGAGCCTACGCGTACTTGTGGTTCTCCGAAGATACAAAACAGCTCCAGGCCCGGTCCTTCAAAACCAAAGTGGAAGAACATCTCACCGCCCTCCAAAACCATCTGCTGTTCTTCGATTTGTGGTGGCAGAGTGTGGATCAGCGGAATGCAGAGCGCCTCATGGCGAACAGCGGCGACTTCCGGTACCACCTGGAGACCATCCGCCGTTTCAAGCCGCATACGCTCTCGGAACCGGAAGAGAAGATCATCAACATCAAGAACATCACCGGACAAAGCGCCGTCCACCAGCTCTACGATGTCGTCACGAACGGCTTCACCTTCACGATGCGCATCGGCGGGAAAAAGAAAACGATGAATCGCGAAGCCCTGACGGCCTACCTCCGTAGCCCGAAAGCCGCCGTCCGGGAAGCCGCCTATCGGGAGATGTATCGCGTTTATGAGTCTCAGCAGGATCTCCTGGGGGAAATCTATAAAACCCTGGCGAACGACTGGAAAGCGGAAAATCTTCAGCTGCGGCACTTCAAGACGCCGCTGGAGTCGCGAAATCTCAGCAACGACATTCCGGATCGCGCCGTGGATGCGCTCCTCTCCGTCTGCATGAAGAATGCGCCGATCTTCCAACGGTATTTCAAATTGAAGGCGCGACTTTGCAAGATCAAAATCATGAACCGCTACCACATCTATGCGCCACACCGGGCCGAACAAAAGACCTACCGCTACGCGGATGCGGTCCGGATGGTGCTGGACGCCTACTACGGCTTTTCGCCGCGCCTCGCCGAATTGGCGCAACGCGTCTTCGCCGATCGCCACATCGATGCCCGCACGAAGCCGGGGAAAATGGGCGGCGCCTATTGTTACAGTGTGACCCCCAACCTGACACCCTACGTCATGTTGAATTTCACCGGTGAAGCGCGTGACATCGCCACCATGGCGCATGAGTTAGGTCATGCCGTCCACGCAATGATGGCCGAGCAGCACAATGTCTTCACCTTCCACTCCACGTTGCCGCTGGCGGAAACGGCCTCGGTCTTCGGCGAACGGATTCTCTCCGATGCCCTGATGGCCACCGAAACCAATCGATCCGTCAAGCAGAGCTTGCTCGTCAACCAACTGGACGACATCTATGCCACGGTCATGCGGCAAGCCTATTTTGTCGCCTTCGAACGAACCGCCCATGACATGGTGGCCCAAGGCGCCACGACGACCGACCTGGCACACACCTACATGACCCTGCTCCGGCAGCAATTCGGAAAGTCCCTGCGGGTGCCGCAGGAATTCCAATGGGAATGGCTCACAATCCCTCACCTCTACGCCAGCCCGTTTTATTGTTATGCGTATAGTTTCGGGAACCTGCTCGTCCTGGCGCTCTATCGCATGTATCAGGAACAAGGCAGCGGGTTCGTGCCGAAATATCTGGAGCTACTCGCAGCAGGCGGGTCGAAGGCGCCGCAAGCGATCCTTGCGGAGGTGGGAGTCGACATGAACTCCCCCGCCTTCTGGCAATCCGGATTCGATGCGATTTCAGGAATGGTCGATCAGTTGGAACAGACGATGAACTAA
- a CDS encoding histone deacetylase: MGTTGLIYDPRYLEHDMGAGHPESPNRLRAIMQRLEQSGTLATLTRIDPRTAEDEWVTLVHRSEYVAMLNRQAPTHGRVSLDADTSMSPGSLGAAYLAAGGTLAGVDAIMAGRVQHAFCAVRPPGHHAEADRAMGFCLFNNVAIAARYAQKRYGVQRVLIVDWDVHHGNGTQHSFESDASVLFFSTHQYPHYPGTGRASECGRGAGEGLTINVPMEAGEGDDEYRAVFQKVLVPAADAFKPEFVIISAGFDAHRDDPLASMGLTEEGYADLTNIVAGIARQHCQGRLLSALEGGYNLTALAASVERHIQALVAA; encoded by the coding sequence ATGGGAACAACCGGGCTCATTTACGATCCACGTTACCTGGAACACGACATGGGCGCCGGACATCCGGAGTCGCCCAACCGGCTGCGCGCGATTATGCAGCGGCTCGAACAGAGCGGTACGCTCGCCACACTCACCAGGATCGACCCGCGAACAGCCGAAGACGAGTGGGTCACGCTGGTGCATCGGTCGGAGTATGTCGCGATGCTCAATCGACAGGCGCCGACGCATGGCCGGGTCTCGCTCGACGCCGATACCTCCATGTCACCCGGATCGCTCGGCGCCGCCTATCTCGCGGCCGGTGGAACCCTGGCCGGGGTGGATGCGATTATGGCCGGCCGGGTCCAGCATGCTTTCTGTGCGGTCCGTCCGCCGGGGCACCATGCGGAAGCCGATCGGGCGATGGGTTTCTGCCTATTCAACAATGTGGCGATCGCGGCGCGGTATGCGCAGAAACGGTATGGCGTGCAACGGGTCCTGATCGTCGATTGGGACGTTCACCACGGGAACGGGACGCAGCACAGCTTCGAGTCAGATGCGTCGGTGCTGTTTTTCAGTACGCACCAGTATCCGCACTATCCCGGGACCGGGCGCGCCAGCGAGTGCGGCCGCGGAGCCGGGGAAGGGCTCACGATCAATGTGCCGATGGAGGCGGGGGAAGGCGACGACGAATACCGGGCGGTGTTTCAGAAGGTTCTGGTGCCGGCTGCCGATGCCTTCAAGCCGGAGTTTGTCATCATCTCCGCCGGTTTTGACGCCCACCGGGACGATCCGCTCGCGAGCATGGGGTTGACTGAAGAAGGGTATGCCGATCTGACGAATATTGTAGCCGGAATTGCCAGGCAACATTGCCAAGGACGCCTGCTGTCGGCACTCGAAGGCGGGTACAACCTCACGGCGTTGGCCGCGTCGGTCGAGCGACATATTCAGGCGCTGGTGGCGGCATGA
- a CDS encoding DUF2934 domain-containing protein: protein MKKKTAPKKAASRPAKRMTSVTKETKAPGPVQDIQVRIAARAHELYEQRGCLDGYHLHDWLEAEREILGHPVVRDKSSERI from the coding sequence ATGAAGAAAAAGACGGCGCCGAAGAAGGCCGCCTCGCGTCCGGCGAAACGGATGACGTCAGTGACCAAAGAAACCAAGGCTCCCGGTCCGGTCCAGGATATCCAGGTACGGATTGCGGCACGGGCGCATGAACTGTATGAACAACGGGGTTGTTTGGATGGTTACCACCTGCATGACTGGCTGGAAGCAGAGCGGGAAATCCTGGGACACCCGGTGGTGAGGGATAAGTCCTCAGAGCGAATCTGA
- a CDS encoding tetratricopeptide repeat protein, whose amino-acid sequence MPNPRIEPLKRVLALEPDDDVAWFGLGKAYMEDANFEEAAKALRQCITVKPTYSAAYYALAQSLQKLNRVEECRQVSDQGIEVSTKNGDAMVTKNLEALKSALPA is encoded by the coding sequence ATGCCGAATCCGAGAATCGAACCGCTGAAACGAGTGCTGGCCCTCGAACCCGATGATGATGTCGCCTGGTTCGGACTGGGGAAAGCCTATATGGAAGATGCCAATTTCGAAGAGGCCGCCAAGGCCTTGAGACAGTGCATCACGGTCAAGCCCACCTACTCCGCCGCTTATTATGCGCTGGCGCAATCGCTCCAGAAGCTGAATCGGGTTGAAGAATGCCGGCAAGTGTCGGATCAGGGCATCGAGGTGTCTACCAAGAACGGCGATGCAATGGTGACGAAAAATCTGGAAGCGCTGAAGAGCGCACTCCCCGCCTGA